The Leptospiraceae bacterium DNA segment TTGTACTTTCTGTTGGAGTTTTATAAGAGCATCCATGATAGCTTCTGGACGAGGAGGACAACCAGGAACATAGATATCAACTGGTAAAAATCGATCTACACCTTGGACAACTCCATACGTATCAAACATTCCACCAGAAGAAGCACAAGCCCCTACACTGATTACATACTTTGGCTCGGAAAGTTGGTCGTATATATCTCTGAGTACTGGCGCCATTTTATAGGTAACAGTTCCTAACACCAAAATCATATCTGATTGGCGAGGGGAAAAGGATGGTCTTTCCGCACCAAAACGCGAAATATCATTGTCAGAACAAGCTGTTCCCATGAATTCAATTCCACAACAAGCCGTCGCAAACGGATAAGGCCATAGGGAATAACTTTTTCCCCAATTGACCACTGCATCTAAACTTGCAACTTGTGCCATATCACCGAGCATCTGCCCGGGTTTACTTAGAATTTCATTTAATCCCATTCTAAAGCTCCTTTTTTCCAGACATAGTAAAGCCCAACTACTAAAATCAATACAAATAACAACATTTCAATTAAGATAAAACCACCTAAACCCGCTTCGGTGAACTTACCCAAGTTCACTGCCCAAGGATATAAAAAGACGGCTTCGATATCGAATAATATAAATAAAACGGCAACTAAATAGAACTTTATATTGAAAACGCCTCGGGCATCTCCATAATAGGGAACTCCACACTCAAAAGTGTCGTGCGGTTTGCTACGTTTTTTGGGATTGAGAAGGAAAGCGAGAGATAAGATTAATGCTGCAAATCCTACTCCAAGAATAAGTTGAATGATGATCGGTCCTAAACTTTCAGGTGCACTGCCCACTATACAAACCTCCGTTTATCTGAATGTTTTAGGGAAAAGGCTTTATGTCAATAAAATTAATCAGATAGAGTAAAAAAGAGTCAGATTAAACTCCAAGTACTCGAATAACCTTGCCAGCCAATTTTTCAAAGTGAAAGTGATTTAAAGTGATTAACTTTTCTGAACCGGATTTCATGGCAGCTTCGACATGCAATGAATCATATAAAACACCACCTGATAGATGCAGCTCTGAAACACGTCTAACTGCATTTTTGTAATCCTTCTGACTTAGAGAGATGATTTCAAAATTAGGGTAGATATTTTTATCTAAAATTTTTTCTACTTCGAGTGGGGACAGTTTGGGTTTTATGGGAAGAACAGTTAATACAGCATAAAGTTCAGCCAAACAATGAGATGAGATAAATCCTTTGTCTGTTTTATTAAAAACTCTCTCAAAATAAGGAAAAGTCCTATTATGCGCAACGTGAGATGTCACCATCGCTGAAACAAGAACCGATGTATCAAAAAAACTGCTTTCCATGTTAACCCTGCATTAATTCTTTCGCTCTCTCTGTTCTCGCTTTCTCTAGGATTTTGTGAATATCTGTGTCGCCCACCCATTCTGATGTAACTAGGTACATTCCATTTTCTTCTTTGATTTGCTCATGTCGTTTGACTCGAAGAATGATGTCCATCCCGTGAACCAAAACTTCCAGCTCTGCCCCTGGAGAAAGATTTAGATTTTCTCTGACTTGGTGGGGAATGACTACTCTACCTGTTCTGTCTAATACGGCTTCCATAAGTGCAATATAAAATGGCATTTTCCATTTGTCAATGGGAAATTTATGTTTTTAAAAGTGACCATTGTATTTCATTGCATCCCCATTTTTACATTCAGTGTTCACTTCTCCCTATCGACGTTTCCATATTACCCGATTCATCATAAGAATAATCAATCGTTCCTGTGCTAGGACTCGTTACAATTGTGTGAATGTGAATAGGATGGAAATGGTTGCCACAGAGGCACAGAGACGCAGAGGGAAGAGAGTTTTTTCTAAAATGTCATCGTTTATTCCAGTGCGTGATGGTAAAGAGAGTTTGGATAAGATTTGGGATAACAAATAAACCATCACTATTAACATGATCCATAATCCCACTCTAAACTCCACACGGCTAACAACCGTATATCCCTTCACAATCCCTTTCACCCAATAAAACTTTACTGCATTCAAATAATACTCTGAACACGACCCAGCAACTTCACCGCAAAAGAAATCTTTCACGTTAGAGCCGGGAGGGAAGTCATCTCCTTTCGCAAAGGAGAGTAGACCGGAAGATGAAGCAACATCGAAAAAGTCAGAGGATTTACTAGAACTAAAATCATCCTCACGCCGCAACACAGCATCTCCTCTAGTCATTTGAGCAAACACATCACCATACAGACCTTTGAAGTATAAAGTATGCGGTACACCTTCACTACCAGTCTTGGTTATTTCGTATAATCCGTCGAAGTTGTAAGTAATCACTCCACTGTTCTTAGCCTTCTTACGAATTCGATTGCCCGTTGAGTCATACAGATACTCAAACGTATCCCCTCCACCAGTAACTATCTGCTTTAATTTCCCTTGTCCATTGTAAGTCATCGTATCAGTAGCACGTGTTTCCATATTACCCGATTCATCATAAGAATAATCAATCGTTCCTGTGTTAGGACTCGTTACAGATGTAACAGCATGTTTATGATTTGCATTTCCATAAGTATACGTGAGACTCAAAGAGTCCGTTCCCTGAGCGGAGTCGAAGGGAATCCTACCTCTACGGAGCAAATTCCCATTATCGCCATAAGTATAAGTCTCAACGCCATACTTACCCTTAGCCTCTGTCAAACGATTCTGAGCGTCATACTTAAACTCTTGTGTCCGCGAATTGTCTAGTTGATCTTGTATCTTAATCATATTATTTCTTTCATCATAACTGTAAGCTATCTGGTTTACAACATGCACACCGTCAAGCTTAGTAAAAAGTCCCGTTGGACGGCGTTTAATCGGGTCATACTCAATCTCTTGCTTCACTCTATTTCCCGTCTCGCGGATAATCTTGAATATCTTCTTATCATCACTCGTTGTCTCTACCACAGGTCCCGCATAACTCCCAACAGTATGACCAAAAGAACTCCCATCAAAAGTATCCATAGTAATCCCGCTAAAATGTCCAGTCGGCGCATACTTCTGATATACCTTCGTCCCATCTGGATAAGTCGTAGACTCCAAACGATTTTGTATATCAAATGTCCTGCGAAATATAACTTTCAAATCATCGATATCTCTTTTCTGGTAAACCCGATTCCCACGAATATCATAACCCAGTTCCAAAGTCCCACCAGCATCTACCACCTTCGTAAGCCTACCGTTGGCAAACTTGTCTTTGCCGCCTTCGTCATAGGTTAATATCGTACTGCCGTCTGGTGTTGCTCCTGTCACCGCAGGATCAACTTTGTCGTCTGAAGTGTGGCTAACAAGCGTTGGTCTATTCAGTTTATCATACGTAAACGTAGTAGTAACATTATTCGCAGTTTTCTGAGTCTTGATATTCCCAAACGCATCATACGTGTAAACAGTAGTCCCCGAATTCGGATCACTAACGGAAATCTTTCTCCCCGCGTCATCATACATAGTCGTAGTCTCACCATTCTCTGGATCAAGAATCTTCGTTGTCCTTTGGGCGTTACGGCAAGCATACAGGATAAGCAATATTATTCTGTAATATAGTAACACATAATACTGTTCTGCCGTCAGGCTGTCAGCTACGGTCAATAAATTGCGATTAGCCGCACTAGTAAGAACGACTACCATTATGCAATTTATTGACCACGCCTCCATCCTTAACGCGGGGCTTTGTTGTGGTTTTGTATATCTCATTTTATTTCTTTGCATATAGCTGCTCCCATTTTTTTAGGATTAGGTCCGTAACATTCGGATAAAATGTAATACGTAATATCCTTTTGTGCAACTGCTCCGTAGTATTCAAAAAGTTTTTTCTTATGTTCTTCTTCCGGCATGTAGTCATGGTAGAAAAAATATCTTAAATTACCATTTGCAGTTTCATAGAACAAAGTTTTATTATACTGCTTTGAATATATAATTTGTTTACCACTTTTAAGTTCAATATTTACTTCCATTTTTTGTGTACGCACAGTTGCAAATAACGCAAATGTTATACCTGTTAAGAGAGTTGAGACTAGCGATGAACTAGGAGTTGTAGGATTAATTTTAATGCTGACTGTTAAATCCAAATTATTCTTATTTAAGCGAGTAGAGTTATTTTTTTCTGGTATTGCCAACCCTTGATTAAAATTATTTATCAAATTGCTATAATAAGAATAGTCTTGCACACCATCTATTTTATCTACAGAATTAAATTTCATATATAAAGAAGAATTCGAATGTATTTCTTCAACATACAAAGAATCAATAGCTGGAGTGAGCGCGCACTTAGCGCATATTAACGTCGCAAGAAAAAATAAAGATTTCAAATAGTATCTTTTTCCTTCATAAATTTATTTAGTCTCCCCAATACCTGCTGCACAGAGACCATCTAGGTATACACTTTTTGGTTCATTCGTTTGCATGCTATGCTGATAAAAAGATAGAGAACATGTTAATACAGCTAAATTGTAATCAATTGCTTTTGTTTTGATGCTTTCTGAGAATATACCCATAGATACTGAAGGCATTACTTGTGTAAGTCCACCAGATATTACAGCCTCCGCGGAAGCATTTGCGGGTAATCCATAACCACTAAAAGCGAACATTCCGCTAACAACTGCAATTCCCATAACCGCATCACTTTCTCTATCCACTCGCCTTTTATAATGTTTTTCTTTATCTTTAAGTGTCCCGTACATAAATCCCGCCAATGCTCCTTCTTCTCCATTCGCCATATATCCAATAGCCGCACTTTTGTATTTACTATCCAGTTTATTCCTATCATCGGCACCGGTTAAATATTTGTATCCTCTATAACCCGCTATTATTCCGCCAAGTATCATTGTATTTTTATCTAATAACGTTAATGCGCCTATCGCATTAATCCCCTTCTGAACCCGTGCATTATTTTCTGCTCTTTGCTCTCTTCTATTAACTTTATGCCCATGCATCCATCCGGCAATAGCACCAGCTTCCTTGCTTCCTTGTGGTGCAGTCAAATATCCCATTATTGCATAAGCCTGTTGCGTAGAAATTTTATTCCCACTCCTATCCCCATACTTCACCGGATTTCCCTCTGTATACATATAGCGGTTCATACCCATTATCCGATCAGGAAACGCCATCGAGTCCGCTTGCAAGAATCTCCCAATCACAGGATCATAATACCGAGCCTTATAATACATCAAACCAGATTCCTTATCCTCCTCCTGACCAGTAAACTTAAACTTCGATATATCCGGACCACCCGAATCCGTCCTCAAAATCTCTCCGTAAGGTTTGTAAGATATATGCGACTTACCTTCACTATCCTTACCAATTACAACATTCCCATTTCCATCCGTAATCATCGTGATACTTCGAACCCAAATGATCTGGATGTAAAAAATACATCCCCGTCACAGGAACTAACGACGAGTTACCACTACTGCTACCACTCGAACCACTTCCTCCGTAAGGCGTATAACCACCATCACCCACACTTGCTGTATTCTGATTAATTCCACTTGCTAACAGCATCCAAGGAGCATTTTTACTTTTATCTCCTCCAATCACACCACATTGTGTGAATGTGAATAGGATGGAAATTGTTAGCAGTGGAGTAACAGTTTTTGCCACAGAGGCACGGAGCCACAGAGAAGATTCTAAAATGTCATCGTTTATTCCAGTGCGTGATGGTAAAGAGAGTTTGGATAAGATTTGGGATAACAAATAAACCATCACTATTAACATGATCCATAATCCCACTCTAAACTCCACACGGCTAACAACCGTATATCCCTTCACAATACCTTTAACCCAATAAAACTTTACTGCATTCAAATAATACTCTGAACACGACCCAGCAACTTCACCGCAAAAGAAATCTTTCACGAAAGAGCCGGGGGGGAAGTCATCTCCTTTAGCAAAGGAGAGTAGACCGGAAGATGAAGCAACATCGACAGAATTAGAGGATTTACTAGAACTAACATCATCCCCACGCAACACAGCATCTCCTCTAGTCATTTGAGCAAACACATCACCATACAGACCTTTGAAGTATAAAGTATGCGGTACACCTTCACTACCAGTCTTGGTTATTTCATACAAACCGTCGAAATTGTAAGTAATCACTCCACTGTTCTTAGCCTTCTTACGAATTCGATTGCCCGTTGAGTCATACAGATACTCAAACGTATCCCCTCCACCAGTAACTATCTGCTTTAATTTCCCTTGTCCATTGTAAGTCATCGTATCAGTAGCACGTGTTTCCATATTACCCGATTCATCATAAGAATAATCAATCGTTCCTGTGTTAGGACTCGTTACAGATGTAACAGCATGTTTAGCTCCAGCGTGATTAGCATTCCCGTATGTATATACAAAAGGTTGTGTAAGACCGGACATTGAGCCTGTCGAAATGTCAACTAAACTGAGAGACTTTTTCATCAAATTCCCATTATCGCCATAAGTATACGTCTCAACGCCATACTTACCCTTAGCCTCTGTCAAACGATTCTGAGCGTCATACTTAAACTCTTGCGTCCGCGCATTCACAAGCGTATCCTCTATTTTAGTAATATTATTTCTTTCATCATACGAGTAGGCAACAGCGCTTTCAATATGCCCACCTGCTAACTTAGTCACAAGACCTTTTGGACGGCGTTTAATCGGATCGTATTCAACCTCTTGTCTCACACCATTTCCAGTCTCACGGATAATCTTAAATAACCCGTTCTCAACCACAGGTCCCGCATAACTCCCAACAGTATGACCGAAGGAAGTACCGTTAAAAGTATCCATAGTAATTCCGCTAAAATGTCCAGTCGGCGCATACTTCTGATATACCTTCGTCCCATCTGGATACGTCGTAGACTCCAAACGATTTTGTATATCAAATGTCCTGCGAAATATAACTTTCAAATCATCGATATCTCTTTTCTGGTAAACCCGATTCCCACGTATATCATAACCCAGTTCCAAAGTCCCACCAGCATCTACCACCTTCGTAAGCCTTCCGTTGGCAAACTTGTCTATGCCACCTTCGTCATGCGTGCTCATGCTTTGGGCGTTACGGCGAATCAAGTGAATAAGGATGATTAAGCGCATTAAAAACAGATACTCCACGTTATGCGCCGTCAGGCTGTCAGCTTCGGTCAATAAATTGCGATTTTTTGAGTTAGTTAAAGCCATTTGCACTAGGCAATTTATTGACCACGCTTCCATCCTTAACGCGGGGCTTGGTTGTATATTTGTGTTGCTCATTCTATTTAACATATTCCTTTACATCGTTTGAATTCTTATCTGTTGTATAAAATTGATAAAAGGATTTTAAAAGAAGAAAAGTTTGTTCCCTAACTATAGCTTGAAGTGTTGATTCTGGACAATTAAAATATGGTCCAAATGGAATTCCAATGTAAAAAAGAGTTGCCCTATGATAAGTAGTATTTTCATTGAATGATTTTGAAAATATTGTTGCATTAGTCTCATTGACAGTTAGCTCGACTGAGACATTGTCCGTAAACGTATA contains these protein-coding regions:
- a CDS encoding PIN domain-containing protein; the protein is MESSFFDTSVLVSAMVTSHVAHNRTFPYFERVFNKTDKGFISSHCLAELYAVLTVLPIKPKLSPLEVEKILDKNIYPNFEIISLSQKDYKNAVRRVSELHLSGGVLYDSLHVEAAMKSGSEKLITLNHFHFEKLAGKVIRVLGV
- a CDS encoding NADH-quinone oxidoreductase subunit A; translated protein: MGSAPESLGPIIIQLILGVGFAALILSLAFLLNPKKRSKPHDTFECGVPYYGDARGVFNIKFYLVAVLFILFDIEAVFLYPWAVNLGKFTEAGLGGFILIEMLLFVLILVVGLYYVWKKGALEWD
- a CDS encoding AbrB/MazE/SpoVT family DNA-binding domain-containing protein is translated as MPFYIALMEAVLDRTGRVVIPHQVRENLNLSPGAELEVLVHGMDIILRVKRHEQIKEENGMYLVTSEWVGDTDIHKILEKARTERAKELMQG
- a CDS encoding RHS repeat protein, yielding MSNTNIQPSPALRMEAWSINCLVQMALTNSKNRNLLTEADSLTAHNVEYLFLMRLIILIHLIRRNAQSMSTHDEGGIDKFANGRLTKVVDAGGTLELGYDIRGNRVYQKRDIDDLKVIFRRTFDIQNRLESTTYPDGTKVYQKYAPTGHFSGITMDTFNGTSFGHTVGSYAGPVVENGLFKIIRETGNGVRQEVEYDPIKRRPKGLVTKLAGGHIESAVAYSYDERNNITKIEDTLVNARTQEFKYDAQNRLTEAKGKYGVETYTYGDNGNLMKKSLSLVDISTGSMSGLTQPFVYTYGNANHAGAKHAVTSVTSPNTGTIDYSYDESGNMETRATDTMTYNGQGKLKQIVTGGGDTFEYLYDSTGNRIRKKAKNSGVITYNFDGLYEITKTGSEGVPHTLYFKGLYGDVFAQMTRGDAVLRGDDVSSSKSSNSVDVASSSGLLSFAKGDDFPPGSFVKDFFCGEVAGSCSEYYLNAVKFYWVKGIVKGYTVVSRVEFRVGLWIMLIVMVYLLSQILSKLSLPSRTGINDDILESSLWLRASVAKTVTPLLTISILFTFTQCGVIGGDKSKNAPWMLLASGINQNTASVGDGGYTPYGGSGSSGSSSGNSSLVPVTGMYFLHPDHLGSKYHDDYGWKWECCNW
- a CDS encoding RHS repeat-associated core domain-containing protein, with amino-acid sequence MITDGNGNVVIGKDSEGKSHISYKPYGEILRTDSGGPDISKFKFTGQEEDKESGLMYYKARYYDPVIGRFLQADSMAFPDRIMGMNRYMYTEGNPVKYGDRSGNKISTQQAYAIMGYLTAPQGSKEAGAIAGWMHGHKVNRREQRAENNARVQKGINAIGALTLLDKNTMILGGIIAGYRGYKYLTGADDRNKLDSKYKSAAIGYMANGEEGALAGFMYGTLKDKEKHYKRRVDRESDAVMGIAVVSGMFAFSGYGLPANASAEAVISGGLTQVMPSVSMGIFSESIKTKAIDYNLAVLTCSLSFYQHSMQTNEPKSVYLDGLCAAGIGETK
- a CDS encoding NADH-quinone oxidoreductase subunit B, producing the protein MGLNEILSKPGQMLGDMAQVASLDAVVNWGKSYSLWPYPFATACCGIEFMGTACSDNDISRFGAERPSFSPRQSDMILVLGTVTYKMAPVLRDIYDQLSEPKYVISVGACASSGGMFDTYGVVQGVDRFLPVDIYVPGCPPRPEAIMDALIKLQQKVQTQGLEARRQEVMRKIDEINEKNRPVIVR
- a CDS encoding RHS repeat protein, producing MQRNKMRYTKPQQSPALRMEAWSINCIMVVVLTSAANRNLLTVADSLTAEQYYVLLYYRIILLILYACRNAQRTTKILDPENGETTTMYDDAGRKISVSDPNSGTTVYTYDAFGNIKTQKTANNVTTTFTYDKLNRPTLVSHTSDDKVDPAVTGATPDGSTILTYDEGGKDKFANGRLTKVVDAGGTLELGYDIRGNRVYQKRDIDDLKVIFRRTFDIQNRLESTTYPDGTKVYQKYAPTGHFSGITMDTFDGSSFGHTVGSYAGPVVETTSDDKKIFKIIRETGNRVKQEIEYDPIKRRPTGLFTKLDGVHVVNQIAYSYDERNNMIKIQDQLDNSRTQEFKYDAQNRLTEAKGKYGVETYTYGDNGNLLRRGRIPFDSAQGTDSLSLTYTYGNANHKHAVTSVTSPNTGTIDYSYDESGNMETRATDTMTYNGQGKLKQIVTGGGDTFEYLYDSTGNRIRKKAKNSGVITYNFDGLYEITKTGSEGVPHTLYFKGLYGDVFAQMTRGDAVLRREDDFSSSKSSDFFDVASSSGLLSFAKGDDFPPGSNVKDFFCGEVAGSCSEYYLNAVKFYWVKGIVKGYTVVSRVEFRVGLWIMLIVMVYLLSQILSKLSLPSRTGINDDILEKTLFPLRLCASVATISILFTFTQL